The Aestuariibaculum lutulentum genome segment GATAGTGCTGCTTACTTGGCGGTTAAAATGATTATGGCAAACAAAAGCAAACAGTTTGCTTTAATTGAAATTCCAAAGTCTGTTAATCGATTTGTTGAATTGCCAAAGCAGGGCGATAAAAGTTATATCATTATGATTGATGATATGCTACGCTATTGTTTGAAAGATATCTTTAATATTTTTGATTATAAGGAAATATCTGCGCACATGATTAAAATCACTCGTGATGGTGAGCTCGATTTTGATAGTGATTTAAGTAAGAGTTTTATTGATAAGGTTTCCGATAGTGTTAAACACCGAAAAATAGGTGAGCCGGTTCGCTTTGTTTACGATAAAACTATTCATCAGGACACATTAGATTATTTGATGTCTAAAATGGGTATTGATAATACCGATAGTATCATTCCTGGAGGTCGCTACCATAACCGAAGAGATTATATGAGTTTCCCGAGCTTAGGTCGCACAGATTTAATGTATGATAAAATTGAAGCTTTACCTGTAAAAGGATTAAGTCTTGAGGAAAGTATTTTTAAAGCTATTAAAAAGAAAGATTATTTAATCTATGCACCTTATCAGACGTTTTCTTATGTGGTTAAGTTTTTACGTGAAGCGGCTTTAGATCCGAGTGTTAAAACCATAAAAATTACTATTTATCGCCTTGCTGAGATTTCACATATTGCAAGTTCTTTAATTAATGCAGCCATTAATGGGAAATCGGTTACCGTGGCAATTGAGCTTAGAGCTCGTTTTGATGAGCAGGCCAATATTGCCTATGCACAGCAAATGGAAGATGAAGGCATTAACTTAATATTTGGTGTTCAGGGCTTAAAAGTGCACAGCAAAATGTGTATTATAGAGCGTGAAGAAGGTAAAAAGTTAAGACGTTATGGTTTTATTAGCACAGGAAACTTTAACGAATCTACCGCAAAGATTTACACAGATTACACGTTACTGACTTCAGATCAGCGCATATTAAAAGATGTTACTAAAATTTTTAGTTTTTTTGAAACGAATTATAAAATTTTCAGATATAAGCATTTAATTACCTCGCCGCATTATACCAAGAAAGCGATTTTCAAATTGATTGATAAAGAAATTGAAAATGTAAAACAAGGTAAGCCGGGATACATAAGACTTAAAATGAATAGTATTTCGAGCTAT includes the following:
- the ppk1 gene encoding polyphosphate kinase 1; translation: MTKPEVHTNSYINREISWLQFNARVLQEAEDEAVPLIERLRFLGIFSNNLDEFFKVRYATVKRIVDAGKAGKNELGGIRAEELLEIITQIVIKQQSESLEILDMIQQRLEDEDIHIINETQIDASQSEFIRRYFLRKVSPALVTIILNDDVVLPNLKDSAAYLAVKMIMANKSKQFALIEIPKSVNRFVELPKQGDKSYIIMIDDMLRYCLKDIFNIFDYKEISAHMIKITRDGELDFDSDLSKSFIDKVSDSVKHRKIGEPVRFVYDKTIHQDTLDYLMSKMGIDNTDSIIPGGRYHNRRDYMSFPSLGRTDLMYDKIEALPVKGLSLEESIFKAIKKKDYLIYAPYQTFSYVVKFLREAALDPSVKTIKITIYRLAEISHIASSLINAAINGKSVTVAIELRARFDEQANIAYAQQMEDEGINLIFGVQGLKVHSKMCIIEREEGKKLRRYGFISTGNFNESTAKIYTDYTLLTSDQRILKDVTKIFSFFETNYKIFRYKHLITSPHYTKKAIFKLIDKEIENVKQGKPGYIRLKMNSISSYTMVDKLYEASNAGVKIQMIVRGICCLIPGIEGMSENIEAISIVDKFLEHPRVYIFGNGGDPKVYISSADWMTRNIENRVEVSCPIYDEDIKREIIDTFNISWSDNVKARIICDSQENKYRVNDKEKVRSQFATYEYYVDKMKN